The sequence below is a genomic window from Candidatus Thermoplasmatota archaeon.
ATCAGCTTATTTTTTTCTTTATCAACGTACACGTAGGTGGCTATGCCGCACTTCTCGTTATTATAAAAATGAATATGGGGCTCCTTGCCTATAACGTCGGCCAGCGACGCCACGGTTGGCACAGGATACCATGCTTCCATCCCAAAATTGAATTGCCCTTTCAGCTCCTTTACGATGTCTGACTGAACAACCCTGAGTTTATCCCTATCACCTTTCTTGATGTACCCGACGAGAGAAATTGGCTGAAAATTAATGCCTTTTATTCCTTTTTCCATGTTATGCATTGCAAATTTGATAATGCCCGGCATTTCTTTTAGATTAAGTTGGCTTGCCGTCGGAACAAGGACAACACTTTTTATCCCGCCTTCTATGTACGCCTGAAGAGCAAAAGGTATTTCATAATGATTTTTTGGGTTGCTCTCTGAATCTGGACTTATGCTGTCAAAAGATGTATAAATGGTTTTTAAGCCCGCTTTCCTCCATCTTGTAACTTTTTCTACAGCCTTTTGATGATTTTCGAAATAATCAATTCCTATTGAAATAGAGTTCGTATTTAGCTGTACATGGGGGGAACCCAGTTCTACCGATGCCCTTATTATTTCATCCAGATCATCTCTTAAAGATGGCTCTCCTCCCGTAATCTGAATCGGAGGTGTATATCCATTATATTCTCTTGCCACCTTAATTCCATTTATTATATCTTCCATGTCTGGCTCATATGCGAAGCCTGCTTTCTCTTCATAAAAAAAGCAATACCAACATCTTAAATCACACCTATTTGTCACAACAACATTTAAGAGGGCAGTAGTGTCTTTGTGTTGGTCGCAGAGCCCACAACTCACAAGGTCATTTCCATGCTTTATGTTTGTATTTATCTTCGCCACTTTCCTATCAGTTGGCTTAAATTTCATTATTTTATTCCAGTATTCCTTTGTTCCTATTCTTTCAATTGTCCCGCTTTGCTTCAAAAGATAAACGATGCCGTCCTTCTCGACGTAGGCGGCGGTTAATGTTTCAGGCATGCCCCCTTTTTCTAGGGAAAATTCATCAACACTTTTTGTCATTTCCAATATATTAAAACCATTATCCCCTGCATACTCTTCTATCGAGTCCATGATGCTCTGCTAACCACCCTGGATATTTAAAATTTTTCTTATCGCCAGGTCAACCACGCAAAAACAAAAACTTACTTATACTTACCATATATTTTGAAGATGAAAATAAATGAAGAGGATTTGTATTTTGGTGGCCATACTTTTGATATTACCATCGATGTTCGGTAGCCCTCGCCAATCTGAAATTCCTGAAAAGGAAGATTTGGTAGATAATATGCCCACGCTGGAAAATGTTTCCTCGTTTATAAGTGCCATTCCCTCGATAATCCGGAGCGTTGATTTTAATGTCCAAAAAAATCTCACAATGGAATTGGTTGTCAGGACGGGAAATGTCGATATCCTGTATGAAAAAACACAGCCATGGCTCAAATATGCCGTCCTTGAATTTTATAGCGTAAATGGGATAAACATAAGTAACTTGGAAATCCAGAATTTTTTCAATGAAATAGATTTACTGCCTCCCGAACTGAGACAGGCCATAGCCTTCATTCTGTATTCATTAAACAATGCCACACTTTTGTGCCGTGATGCGACAAAAAATCTGACAGAGGAAGAAATAGATTTTTTGAGAACTGACAATGAAACACAATCCGACCTGCTGTCTATTATTAAAAACACCATAAAAGAAAAGATAGGCATATTCCCGAATCTTGATCTTTTTTACAGCGAGTCGGATAAACTTTCCTTTATACTGCAAAAGATTGATACCGAAAAAATGGTGGAAGGAAGTTTAACTCTCCTTGAATCAATAAGGTATGCTGTCCCGGCAATTGAAAAATACGGTGATATGTATGCAGACGGGATAGTTCTCAAAGACCCGTCAGGAATGATAATTGTGGGTGGAAACGGAACAAACGTGTATGATGGAAAATATTCTCTAATACTTGACCTCGGCGGAAATGATGTATACGATACCAAAAATATTGATGGTGAGGCGGCACTCGTGGTGGATGTTGCAGGAAACGATCGTTACCGGGGTAAGATAGCAAATTCATTTCTGGGGATAAGTATGCTGCTCGACCTCTCCGGCAACGATTTTTACACATCCGGGGACTGGTCCCAGTCATATGCATGCGCCGGCATCTCTTTCATGCTGGATTTTGACGGCGATGACATTTATGCTGGCGGTAATTATTCCCAGGGAAGTGCCAATGCGGGCGGGATCTCCATACTCGCCGACATGGATGGCAACGATACGTATAGTACCAAAGACTGCTCACAGGCATTTGCAAATGGAAATGGTTTCTCCTTACTGGTAGATGTATCCGGCAATGATATGTATAATGCCGTACATCATTCTCAGGGAAGCGCCACATCCGGGGGCATGGCCATCCTACTTGATTTTCTGGGAGATGATAAATATGTCTCGAAAAAAAATTCTCAGGGCGCAGGCGAGGGATGGACAGATGGGTTGAAAAGATCGAGCATAGGCTCCCTCATAGATTTTTCCGGGAACGATATGTACAAAACAGATGAATTTTCCCAAGGGTTCGGACAAACTGTTGGAGTGGGGGTTATTGCTGACTTTCTCGGAAACGATAGATACATATCAAAAAACTCCTCGCAGGCATGCAGCAAATTTTTTGGCATAGCCCTTCTGGCAGATATGCACGGCAACAATACATATGAAAGCAAATATCTTTCAGGAGAGCATGAGTCTACCGGAGGCATATCATTGCTGATAGATGGAATCACTTCTACTTTCAACGAAAAATTGTGGGAACTGCTCCGCTATATCTCTCAAAACAACATTATTCCAATTTCTTCATTCATTGGGATATAACCTTTTCAATGTCATATCAACTATCCTCTTTGCCCCGCCAACATAATGTTCTATGTCAAGAACACGTTTTATCTCCTCCTCGCTCAGCAAACCTCTTATTTTTTCGTTTTCTAGAAGAACTTCTTTAAGGTGCTTTCCGGTCTTACTTGCTTCAATAGAACAAACTCTCAGAATTTCATGGGCAGCCTGCCTGCCCATCCCCTTTTCGACCAGCAAAATCATTACGGCTTCAGCCATTGGCAGGCCCCTGCTTCTTTCTATGTTCTCTTTCATTTTCTCAGGATAGACGTCCATCTTTGAAAAAACTTCTTTCATCTGCACCAGAATCCAGTCAGTGAGAATTATCGAGTGTGGAATTATGAACCTCTCCGATGATGAATTGCATAAATCTCTCTCATGCCATTGAATTGCATTTTCCCATGACGGCAGAAGGTTGACCCTCACAATCCTTGAAAGCCCGCATACCTGCTCGCATATTATTGGATTTCTCTTGTGCGGCATTGTGGACGAGCCTACCTGCTTTTTTGCAAAAGGCTCCGCCACTTCCCCGATTTCGCTCCTCTGCAGATTCCTTACCTCAGTTGCAAATTTTTCCGTAGAGGCAGCGATATTCGCAAGCATAGACATAAGAACAACATATCTGTCCCTGCCGACAATTTGTGTCGAAGGAATCTCTGCCTTGAGCCCCAGTTCGTTCATTACGGCATCCTGTATTTCAAAGAAATGGTTGCCCAATGCGGCTCCGCTGCCGACTGCCCCGGACATTTTGCCAACCGTTAGTTCTTCCTTGCATCTTCTTACCCTTTGTATATGTCTGTCCGTTTCAGAGGCAAAAACTGCCATTTTCATACCGAATGTTATAGGCAATGCATACTGCCCGTGAGTCCTGCCGAGCATGACCGTATCTCTGTACTTTTTTGCCAGTCCTGCCAAGGACTTTTTCAATTCTATGAGGTCATTTTCGATAATACTGACGGCTTCCGTAATCTGAAGAGCATTTGCCGAATCGACTATGTCATACGACGTTGCCCCTAGATGAACGTATTTGCCGGCATCACCACATGCTTCGGTTAAGGCCTTAGCCATAGCCATGACATCGTGGTATATCTCTCTCTCTATCTCCTTGACTCTCTCAATTTTAACATAATTCAGGTTTGCCTTCCTTGTTATCTCCTCGGCCGCTTTTTTTGGGATATTTCCAAATTTTGCGTGTCCCCTTGCAAGAGCTGCCTCTACTTTCAGTTGATATGAAAGACGGCTTTCCTCACTGAAAATTTTTTTAATCTCATTTCTGCCATATCTAAAATCAAGTGGGCATATTAGATTCATACAATTGTATCTCCCAGGGATTATAAATTGTTTTCATTTTTTGCCTTGTTCGCCAGTATATGGGCCTGCCTTATGGGTTCGGGAATGCGACATCTGCAAAATTTTTTCGTTATGGCCAAGGAACTTCCGAGGGATATTTTATGTCCGGGGGAGACATAGATGGGCTTTCCTGCCCCATAAATCGCTCCAATTTTTTCGCCATCCATGAAAACGTATTTTCCTTTTATCTTACCGCACAACAATTTCTTGGCAATGCCGATGGATGGAATGGAATGCAAAACGCCAAAATGGGAAGCCATTCCCATCTGCCGGGGATGGAGAATGCCGTTTCCATCTATCATGACAACAGATGGTTTTTCTTTATCGATAAGTTCATGCAAAACCGGCAACTCACGATATGAGAGATATGTGGGTATGTAAGGAAATGTTAATTTTTTGATTGTTACCTTTCTTTTTATTATGTTTCCATCCGTATCTATTTCCACACATGCCCCATATGCTTTATCGCCGGCACAGGCAACATCTATGCCAGCCACCGTTTCCACTTCCTTAAATCTGTCTTTTGTGATGACTTTATTCCTCAGAGATATCTGCTCTTCCCTCAATTTTTTTAAGGGATAGCACGTTTTAAATTCATTAAAAAAGTAGCTGGCATTGCTCTCGTTACCAGAAGATACGACATTATATTTCTTTCTCCATTCCTTCAAAACTTTTTTTACCGCAGAACATGCAATTTCATCGCCCAGTGCAATGGATATTGTCCTGTAAGTCGAAAATTTTCCTTCCGGAATTTGCTCCACCAGCAGTTTAATCTCTTTATACAAATCCACAACAATAAACATTATATCAGTTTATGTAACTATTGGAATGGAAGAAGATGCAATAGAAATAGTTACTCATACCCCCACATGTCTATGTTTTCGTGCCAGTGGGAATATATTTTATCTTTCACTTGCTTGCTGATTTTGTATTTGTTGGGCTTATAATTTTTTTGTGAGTCGATGTAATCCTTGAACCGTCCCTCGGATTCTTTAAAATTTGGCAGATTCAGTGAATTGTATATATCTTCCAACGTTTTCAGTGGCTGTTTTATGAAATTTTCATATCTTACTTCAGTATAATCCTCCTCTTTTATAAGATGCTATTCCCTGAAAAATTTTTCATACATTGCACTGTAAAAATAAAAAATATTTTCTTCAATTTCCCCCATATCATATTTTTGTAATGCAAATATAGGCATTATCCCATCATAAAGACGTTTTGTCGAATAAAAAACTTCATAGGGATTGCGATAGAGATGTATAAATTTTGCATCCGGATAAATGTCAATAAGCTGTTTTATCCTGCCCGTATTTGAAGGATTTTTGAGAAGTATCCTGTTTTTTCCCTCCCTATAAACAACTTTTTTCAGTAAATAGGAGTATGTCTGCTGCCATCTTTTTACAATTTTATCAGGCGATTTAAAAAGCACATATTTATCAAAGTACCCCCTCATTTTTCTCGGGAAATACCAGCCATGATAAGGGGAATAAGGGCTTAAGTTTGCCATTGCGTACTCCTCTTCGTATGGATAGTCCGCTGCCATTTTTACATCATCCATCGGCCTCGTTTCGGGAAGGCTGTCGGAAAGTAATTTTTTGAAGAATTTTTCCATAAAAATAAAGTTGCGGGGAGCCATCGTCTGAAAAGTCGATACATAGGACATATTCGTGTCGTGACTCATCAGATAATGGAGGTATGTCGTACCACCTCTGAAATGTCCGACTATGAAAACAGGTTCGGGTTCTACTTTATTTATAGCATCATCATGTTTCCTTTCGATTAATCTTGGTAGAGAAGTCAATGAAGTAAGCATTGTTATATAGACGGCCCTTGTCATATACTTCGGATTCACCCTGAAAGCATTTTCTGCAAGCATCATTAGCCAGTTGGAAAATGTGCTACCAGCCAGAGGTTGTTGCTTAAATGCCAGGAACTCGTTTTCGTTGCCCATAGAGTAAGTGAATCGACGAGTTGTTTTAATAATTTGTTGCATCGCTCGTCGCCAAATCTGCAATTTTGCATCAAGGATTTGAACAATCCATGGATTCCAACCAGGCCAGACCTTGACTGCGATGGAACCATAAGTTGGACGGGAGTAAATCCGGGTTCGACAGCCACCACCAATTTCAAAAACAAACTTTTTAATATAACCAAAGCTTAAAAACTGGAATGGCATCATTTAGCATATTCGAGCATACTGCCGACATAGGCATAGAAGCATATGGGGCAACGCTGGAAAAGGCGTTTGAAAACGCTGCAAAAGGGATGTTTTATATAATTACGGACGGGAGCAACATAGATGCCATTGAAAGGAGAGAAATAAAAATACCCGTTGACTTGGATGAGGAACAATTACTGGTGGACTGGCTGTCCAACCTCCTGTACATAAATGACGTAGAAGGGCTTGTATTCGGGGATTTCGAAGTAAAGATAGGTAATGAATTAGCTGGAGAGGCGTGGGGGGAAAAGTATGATAGGAATAAGCACGGATACGGGGTTGAAATAAAGGCAGTGACATATCATCTGCTGCAAATCAAAAGAAATAAGAAAGGTTTTTACATAAAAGTGCTATTTGATATATGAGGGAAAGAAAAATATGTGGAACGGACCTTTGAATAAAATAGGGGAATATAGATACGAGATACCGAAAACTTATAAGGGGGAAAGAGGGAATCTAAATATGCGGACATCCGGCATAATATATGCCAGCGATGAGATGATAGATGCAATAAAAAAGGATAATGCTTTAGAACAGGTAGCCAATGTTACCACTCTGCCAGGCATTGTGGGAAAATCAATGGCGATGCCCGAGATACACTGGGGGTACGGCTTTCCCATAGGCGGTGTTGCTGCCACCTCTGCAGATGACGGGACGGTGTCCCCCGGCGGCGTGGGTTTTGACATAAATTGCGGAGTCAGGCTTGTGAGAACAAATTTGAAAATTCATGACATGGACAAAGAAAAGGTGAGGGGTTTGGTGGACGAGATGTTCAAAAATGTGCCTTCCGGGGTGGGCAGTAAAGCAAAAGTCAGGCTCAATAAGAATCAACTGGACGATGTAATTGAGATGGGGGCAAGGTGGGCTGTGGAGAATGGATATGGATGGGAAAAGGATTTGGAAACTCTTGAGGAAAACGGCTGTCTGGAAACGGCTGATTTATCGCACATTTCCGAAAAGGCCAAGGATAGGGGTAAGTCCCAGGTCGGGTCGCTCGGGGCTGGCAATCATTTTTTGGAGATACAGAGAGTAGCAAATATATCCGATGATATGGCGGCAAAAACCTATGGTGTGGAAAAGGACCAGATAGTTGTGTTGATTCATACCGGGTCGAGAGGATTCGGCCACCAGATATGTACCGACCATTTGAAAGTGCTGGAGCAGGCCGTGAAGAAGTATGGCATAGGATTGCCGGATCGTCAGCTTGCCTGCGCTCCCGTGCACAGCGAGGAGGGACAGTCATATCTCAAGGCGATGGCTGGCGCTGCAAATTTTGCATGGTGCAACCGGCAGATGATAGTTCATTGGGTTCGTCAATCTTTTGAAAATGTTCTTGGAGAAAATGCGGAGGATATGGAAATGAACATTGTATATGACGTCTGTCATAACGTGGCAAAACTTGAAGAGCATGAGATTGATGGAAAAAAGATGGAAGTGTATGTTCACAGAAAAGGAGCTACAAGGGCATTTGGGCCAGGAAGGAAAGAAATACCTTTGCAGTACAGGGAAGTAGGGCAGCCCGTTCTTATTCCCGGGGATATGGGCACCGAGAGCTATCTTCTCAAAGGCACTAAGGAATCAGAGGAAACTTTCGGCTCCACATGCCACGGTGCAGGAAGAGTGCTTTCAAGAAGTGCTGCCAAGAGAAAATGGAGAGGAGAGGAGATAGGGGCAAAATTGGAAAGAAAGGGAATATATGCACATCCTGCGAGCTGGAGCGTGATGGCAGAGGAAAGCCCCGATGCCTATAAGGATGTGAGTCAAGTTGTAAATGTAACGCATGGAGCAGGTTTATCATTGAAAGTGGCGCGTATGATCCCTCTCGGAGTGGTTAAGGGTTAATATTGCTTACTTGACTTCGCCACACAGCTGCCTTTCGGTTTCTTCTCCCAACTGTTTGGAGAGTGTGAAAGAAATGGTAGCTAACCCATGGTGTATAGATTAATCAGATACCCAACATCTATCATAAGAGGCAATGACTGAAATACCTTCCATATCTCACAATAGAAAGCTATGAAAAGGGGAAAGCTAGGCATATCCCCCGATTTTCAGGCTCGGGTCGCCGAAAAGTATCCATTCCTGGGTAGTCTTCGCATCAAGTGCGGTATCATTAAATGCTCTTTCATTCCAATCTATCGGGAACTCGTTAAGATATGAGACAATGGCTTTTCCCCATGCCTCTCCAAGAATGCGGACATTATTTTCACCGTACTCGTTGAAGAAAAGGATGTCTATCCAGTCGCCCCCTCCTTTTTTGACCTCTCCCTGTTTATCTTCTTCCCCGTATCCCAAGCCTGTACATCCCAGCGTAGCGATAGAACCGCCTTTGATGCAGCGTGTTAGCCACCAGCTCCAGCACTCTGGAACAGGCAGGCCGAATGTCCAAGTAGAACGGAACAGACTTACATTAAACAAACTGTTGTGGCAGCCGCCGACAATGCATACTGGGAGTTTGTCTTTGTTTGAAAGTAACGGCATTTGAAATATCTGGAGGCCATATATCCATGTTTTTTCATCATATGGAGGATGTGTCGCCCAGGTTGTGGGGCTTCCGTGACCTGCGAAATAGAGAAAACCACATCCCTGGTTGATGGTTTTGACGACATCAGCCCAACCCTGTAAAGAACCATCAGATGTCCACAATTTTATCGGTTCAAATCCTGGCATCCTGTCCAATGCCTGCTGATTGGCCACCTCCCCCTCATAATAATCGTTAAAAGTGTATGTATCGCCGCCCACCACCACCATTTTTTTGAACCATGAGTCATTGCATTTCCCTTCTTCGTAATTTATGATTTTATCGACCATTATTTCAACCTCGAAGTTGTTTCTGCATGGAAGGCGCCCGATGTAAACATCGGGGTACAAATCCATTATGTCGTCCGCTGATTTATTGGCACGCCATTCCCCGAATATGCCGTTATTGTTGGTATCCCAGCTGGAGAAATTTCCATCCGCATCATATACATCTGCATAATACAAATCGCTGATGTATCTGTCCTCCTTTGTAGCCACATTGTCCTCTATATGGCTGTACCTCACCGGCATAAGCCATTCTTCTTGCATACCTGGCTTTCTCCCCCCCACAAGTAAAACATAACCTATACTCCATTCGTCAAGAGCATTTTTAATGAAATATTTTACCTTCTCTGCATCATCCCTGCCCTGAACGGTGAAATAATTGCCGTTATAGATTTCATCAAGTGAAACAATTATCGTTTTTACACCATAGCTTTCCTTATGCTCTACCAGCGGCTGCAGAGCATCGCTGAATTCCGCTGGCGTTACAATGAGCAAGTCATAAGCA
It includes:
- a CDS encoding radical SAM protein; translated protein: MDSIEEYAGDNGFNILEMTKSVDEFSLEKGGMPETLTAAYVEKDGIVYLLKQSGTIERIGTKEYWNKIMKFKPTDRKVAKINTNIKHGNDLVSCGLCDQHKDTTALLNVVVTNRCDLRCWYCFFYEEKAGFAYEPDMEDIINGIKVAREYNGYTPPIQITGGEPSLRDDLDEIIRASVELGSPHVQLNTNSISIGIDYFENHQKAVEKVTRWRKAGLKTIYTSFDSISPDSESNPKNHYEIPFALQAYIEGGIKSVVLVPTASQLNLKEMPGIIKFAMHNMEKGIKGINFQPISLVGYIKKGDRDKLRVVQSDIVKELKGQFNFGMEAWYPVPTVASLADVIGKEPHIHFYNNEKCGIATYVYVDKEKNKLIPITQFIDVDKFIGDISKLDGSILKKVLLSAKIIPDAVRYKSFRKAFANKLLDYITQDELPNGEKVSDMVADSIIKKGDYSSLRTFHHNFIFMGMMHFQDYYNYDVNRVQRCNIHYSAGPKIIPFCTYNVFPSIYRDKFLEENKIEGKEGKMLMAKSLKQKERVVSFRKKIDEIVKSPIYKEVYNIDS
- the purB gene encoding adenylosuccinate lyase translates to MNLICPLDFRYGRNEIKKIFSEESRLSYQLKVEAALARGHAKFGNIPKKAAEEITRKANLNYVKIERVKEIEREIYHDVMAMAKALTEACGDAGKYVHLGATSYDIVDSANALQITEAVSIIENDLIELKKSLAGLAKKYRDTVMLGRTHGQYALPITFGMKMAVFASETDRHIQRVRRCKEELTVGKMSGAVGSGAALGNHFFEIQDAVMNELGLKAEIPSTQIVGRDRYVVLMSMLANIAASTEKFATEVRNLQRSEIGEVAEPFAKKQVGSSTMPHKRNPIICEQVCGLSRIVRVNLLPSWENAIQWHERDLCNSSSERFIIPHSIILTDWILVQMKEVFSKMDVYPEKMKENIERSRGLPMAEAVMILLVEKGMGRQAAHEILRVCSIEASKTGKHLKEVLLENEKIRGLLSEEEIKRVLDIEHYVGGAKRIVDMTLKRLYPNE
- a CDS encoding endonuclease V, with the protein product MDLYKEIKLLVEQIPEGKFSTYRTISIALGDEIACSAVKKVLKEWRKKYNVVSSGNESNASYFFNEFKTCYPLKKLREEQISLRNKVITKDRFKEVETVAGIDVACAGDKAYGACVEIDTDGNIIKRKVTIKKLTFPYIPTYLSYRELPVLHELIDKEKPSVVMIDGNGILHPRQMGMASHFGVLHSIPSIGIAKKLLCGKIKGKYVFMDGEKIGAIYGAGKPIYVSPGHKISLGSSLAITKKFCRCRIPEPIRQAHILANKAKNENNL
- a CDS encoding sulfotransferase, which gives rise to MGNENEFLAFKQQPLAGSTFSNWLMMLAENAFRVNPKYMTRAVYITMLTSLTSLPRLIERKHDDAINKVEPEPVFIVGHFRGGTTYLHYLMSHDTNMSYVSTFQTMAPRNFIFMEKFFKKLLSDSLPETRPMDDVKMAADYPYEEEYAMANLSPYSPYHGWYFPRKMRGYFDKYVLFKSPDKIVKRWQQTYSYLLKKVVYREGKNRILLKNPSNTGRIKQLIDIYPDAKFIHLYRNPYEVFYSTKRLYDGIMPIFALQKYDMGEIEENIFYFYSAMYEKFFRE
- a CDS encoding archease — encoded protein: MASFSIFEHTADIGIEAYGATLEKAFENAAKGMFYIITDGSNIDAIERREIKIPVDLDEEQLLVDWLSNLLYINDVEGLVFGDFEVKIGNELAGEAWGEKYDRNKHGYGVEIKAVTYHLLQIKRNKKGFYIKVLFDI
- a CDS encoding RtcB family protein, with product MWNGPLNKIGEYRYEIPKTYKGERGNLNMRTSGIIYASDEMIDAIKKDNALEQVANVTTLPGIVGKSMAMPEIHWGYGFPIGGVAATSADDGTVSPGGVGFDINCGVRLVRTNLKIHDMDKEKVRGLVDEMFKNVPSGVGSKAKVRLNKNQLDDVIEMGARWAVENGYGWEKDLETLEENGCLETADLSHISEKAKDRGKSQVGSLGAGNHFLEIQRVANISDDMAAKTYGVEKDQIVVLIHTGSRGFGHQICTDHLKVLEQAVKKYGIGLPDRQLACAPVHSEEGQSYLKAMAGAANFAWCNRQMIVHWVRQSFENVLGENAEDMEMNIVYDVCHNVAKLEEHEIDGKKMEVYVHRKGATRAFGPGRKEIPLQYREVGQPVLIPGDMGTESYLLKGTKESEETFGSTCHGAGRVLSRSAAKRKWRGEEIGAKLERKGIYAHPASWSVMAEESPDAYKDVSQVVNVTHGAGLSLKVARMIPLGVVKG
- a CDS encoding C25 family cysteine peptidase — translated: MKKIMAIVCMVLFLCSSALTGLSDVKDNAAHTYEMSSQQLAPLVDDAYDLLIVTPAEFSDALQPLVEHKESYGVKTIIVSLDEIYNGNYFTVQGRDDAEKVKYFIKNALDEWSIGYVLLVGGRKPGMQEEWLMPVRYSHIEDNVATKEDRYISDLYYADVYDADGNFSSWDTNNNGIFGEWRANKSADDIMDLYPDVYIGRLPCRNNFEVEIMVDKIINYEEGKCNDSWFKKMVVVGGDTYTFNDYYEGEVANQQALDRMPGFEPIKLWTSDGSLQGWADVVKTINQGCGFLYFAGHGSPTTWATHPPYDEKTWIYGLQIFQMPLLSNKDKLPVCIVGGCHNSLFNVSLFRSTWTFGLPVPECWSWWLTRCIKGGSIATLGCTGLGYGEEDKQGEVKKGGGDWIDILFFNEYGENNVRILGEAWGKAIVSYLNEFPIDWNERAFNDTALDAKTTQEWILFGDPSLKIGGYA